Part of the Devosia sp. SL43 genome, TTCTTTCCAGGCGCCTCTGGCAAAAAGGGCCGTTGCAATAGACGCTCCCAAAGGCCGTCGCCGATGTCGGCGGGCCAAGCGCGACGCAACCAGATAGAGCGCCACCACGGCCAGAAGCACGAGCGTTCCGGCCATCAGCTGCTCCGGCCCAAGCGCAAGTGCCAGTCCACGTGGATTGAAAAGCGCCCAAACAAGGGCGACCGTCAGAAGACCAAACATCGCGATCTGTCCTGCCAGTCGTTCAATAATGACCGCTTTGGCAGCGATGCCCAAACCGACCTCGTGCCGGGCCCGAACGGCACGCGCTGCATCACCCAGCACACCGCCGGGAAGCGACTGATTGACCAGTTGCGACAGGTAGTACTCGGCCACAGCATGGCCAAACGGAATGGTCTGCCCCAGCCGGGACGCAACACGATGCCAACGCCAAGCCGAAGCAATGGTCTGCAGGTTGACAGCGACGAAGGCCAGAAACAGGTTGCGCCAATCAGCTCCGGCCAGAAGTGCCAACGCACCGGGGCCGTCAGCGAGGCTCCACAACAGCCCGATAATCACCACGGGCGGCGCCAGCCGAAGCAGCAACGGCCACAGGGACCTTGCCCATGTGCGTCGTTCGAGTGCGGCCGCCGTCATGGTGCCACCACTTCCGAGGATAATGCCTCGATAAAGCGATCGCGAAAGGCACTCATCGGCCAGACCGGAGCCGAAGCGTCTGGCACAAGTCCTTCGGTAAAGCCCCATGCGTCGAACGCTGCCAGGGCCGCATCCGTGCCGACCAGGTGCACGGGCACGTCCTGCCCCTCGATTTGGGACACACTTTGGGCCGGCGGATGGTCGCCCAGAATGACCAGCAACCAATCACGGCCCGCATGGCGAGCGGCGAAGTCGAAGACGATCTCAAGCGAATAGTCGAGAGCGAGGCGATATTGTTCGCGCATGAGATCGCGATTGGCCCAGACGTCGCCTGCAGGCGGGCCGACATGCTGGTTGGCATTGAAAATCGTGCCGTCCCCCACCGCATTCCAGTCGACAACGCGCGGCACCGGCGTCCAGGGCGCGTGCGACGACAGCAGCGCCGTCATGGCGAAATCGGGCGTTTGATCTGCCGGTAGAATGCGATCGACCGTGCTCAAGGTGTATTGATCCGGCATCGTGGTCCAGTTGAACGCCTCGCCCTGGTAGTCGAGATCGACAGCCTCATAGATGGCGTTGAACCCCATAAACTGCGCCTCGGGCCACGGCAGCGTTATGGCCGGCATGATGGTAGTTGTCCGGTAACCCACCGTCTGCGCCAGATCGTAGAGTGACGGGCGCGAACTCGCCAGCATGGCCCGGTAGCGCGCCTGGTTGTCGATGGAGAGACCTGAGGCGACCGTCGCATGGGCGAGCCAACTCTGCCCACCGGCCACCGGCGATGTGAGCCACGCCGAACGCATGGCGAGCCCTGCGGCAGCCAGTTTGCCCTCTGCCTCCTGCAACCGGGCCAGATGGGTCGGGGCGTAAAGGGGCAGTCGATGGGCGGCCTGCCCATAGCTTTCGATGAAGATGACGAACACATCCCGCCCGGACAAACGCTCGAAGAGATTGGCGCGTCCGGCGAAGGGATCGGTCTGCGCCTCAGTCTCGAAAGCCGCAAGATCGGCATAAAGCGCCCGGTAGGTCGTGGTCCGATTCAGGGCAAGTTGCGTTGAAAAACTCTCGCCGGGCAGATCGAGCGGCAGGGTCCAGGCCTTCTGCGACGCGCCGACCTCCGCGACGATGCACAGGCATGCCGCAACGCCAAGAACGCCAGCACCAAGGCGTGCTCGCCTATCCGGTTCGAAACGGTTGATCCTCCCCGTACTCCACCAGAGCAGCGCTGCTATCCCGAACGGTATGAGGGCGATAGCCACCGCAAGGACGATCGCCAGTGGCCAACCCACCGAGCCTGCTGCCAGCCGTAAAGCCGCATCGGCGAGTGGCAGGTCCATGAGCGGGTTGAATGCGCGGTTGAACGCCGTGAAGGTCGCGAGATCAGCGAATTTGAGCACCGAAACGAGCGTCAGAACGACGACGAGCGCGGCCCGCGTGGCATAGCTCAGGATACTGCCCGCCGGTAGTGCCACCACCAGGGCAACGATCGCGAACCACTCCAGCGGCAGCTGCAGCAGCATGGTCGGGACCAACGCGTCAGGGTGGTTCGGTTGAACGAGAACGGCATAGATCGCGAGGCCGGCAATCAGGAGACTGACAATGCCAGGGCGCATCCGGGTCAAGAGCGATGCCTCGCCAACCAGACGACGTCACGGCCAAAGGAGAATGTGAGAAGCGAGGTGCCGACTGCAGCAATCGTCCAGGACAGCGGCCCGCTGATGACGGGCGCCAGCAACGCAATCAACACCGCTATCTGCACGACACAGATCGCCTTGCGGCTAAACCGTTCTGGCAGCGGTGCCAGAAGCCATGGCCAGGCCAGCGCCGCAGCCAGGAACAGATACCGCATTCCGCCGAGGATCAGAACCCATGGCCCGGCCTTGCCCGATTGCCAGCATAGGAGGGCGAGCAGGAGGCCAAAGACAGAGTCGATCTCCATATCGAAGCGCGCGCCAAATCCTGAGGTTAACCCCTGCCGACGTGCGAAGTAGCCGTCGACGCCATCAAGGCTGAGCGAGAAGATGGCGATAGCAAGAACGGTCCAAGCCAGTTGATCGCTGGCGGCCAAACCCCCAGGCACCGCCAACAGTCCGCACAAACCCGCGATGATGGCGCTTCTTGCGAGCGTGATGATGTTGGCAATGCCCAAGCGATCATGCGGATAGTGGCGCTGCAGGCCGTACCCCGCGGTGCCCGCCATAGCCGCAAAGGCCAGGAGCGCCGCAGCAGCACCCACGCCTGCATCCGTCAGCTTCAAGCCAAGTGCCAGCGCCGCTGGTGCAAGCATGAGACAGGCGACCAGGTACCGGGCGAACACTGACATGCGCCCTCGAAACCAGGCCTTGGGTATGCGTCGCGATGTTTCCGTTTCAATCATGCCGGACCATGTCGTCGAACTGCGACAATCATGTCATACTACGAAACACGGGCCCGTGCGGTTCAATGAAGCATGGAGACGGAAAGTGACCGATGCGGGTGCCTACAAGCCTCT contains:
- a CDS encoding CDP-alcohol phosphatidyltransferase family protein, which codes for MIETETSRRIPKAWFRGRMSVFARYLVACLMLAPAALALGLKLTDAGVGAAAALLAFAAMAGTAGYGLQRHYPHDRLGIANIITLARSAIIAGLCGLLAVPGGLAASDQLAWTVLAIAIFSLSLDGVDGYFARRQGLTSGFGARFDMEIDSVFGLLLALLCWQSGKAGPWVLILGGMRYLFLAAALAWPWLLAPLPERFSRKAICVVQIAVLIALLAPVISGPLSWTIAAVGTSLLTFSFGRDVVWLARHRS
- a CDS encoding lysylphosphatidylglycerol synthase transmembrane domain-containing protein; the protein is MTAAALERRTWARSLWPLLLRLAPPVVIIGLLWSLADGPGALALLAGADWRNLFLAFVAVNLQTIASAWRWHRVASRLGQTIPFGHAVAEYYLSQLVNQSLPGGVLGDAARAVRARHEVGLGIAAKAVIIERLAGQIAMFGLLTVALVWALFNPRGLALALGPEQLMAGTLVLLAVVALYLVASRLARRHRRRPLGASIATALFARGAWKEQLPLACLIVALNLASFTLCALATGTTLGLESIVVLVPLILCAMLIPTTVAGWGFREGAAAALFPLAGATAAAGFAASIAFGIIILAASLPGLFVLLRQPPKPA
- a CDS encoding sulfatase-like hydrolase/transferase — protein: MRPGIVSLLIAGLAIYAVLVQPNHPDALVPTMLLQLPLEWFAIVALVVALPAGSILSYATRAALVVVLTLVSVLKFADLATFTAFNRAFNPLMDLPLADAALRLAAGSVGWPLAIVLAVAIALIPFGIAALLWWSTGRINRFEPDRRARLGAGVLGVAACLCIVAEVGASQKAWTLPLDLPGESFSTQLALNRTTTYRALYADLAAFETEAQTDPFAGRANLFERLSGRDVFVIFIESYGQAAHRLPLYAPTHLARLQEAEGKLAAAGLAMRSAWLTSPVAGGQSWLAHATVASGLSIDNQARYRAMLASSRPSLYDLAQTVGYRTTTIMPAITLPWPEAQFMGFNAIYEAVDLDYQGEAFNWTTMPDQYTLSTVDRILPADQTPDFAMTALLSSHAPWTPVPRVVDWNAVGDGTIFNANQHVGPPAGDVWANRDLMREQYRLALDYSLEIVFDFAARHAGRDWLLVILGDHPPAQSVSQIEGQDVPVHLVGTDAALAAFDAWGFTEGLVPDASAPVWPMSAFRDRFIEALSSEVVAP